One segment of Tenrec ecaudatus isolate mTenEca1 chromosome 1, mTenEca1.hap1, whole genome shotgun sequence DNA contains the following:
- the CGN gene encoding cingulin yields MEQAATMAEPRGPLDHGVQIRFITESAGGAEPGTLRRAGRRPAKDARANSYGVAVRVQGIAGQPFVVLNSGEKGGDSFGVQIKGSNNQGAPGALSSDSELPENPYSQAKGVRAASQGSASDEEPAAGWQGRLLRSQSQASLAGPAPLAPSTRSTSLLELAPQGTTPGNTIDTAPLSSVDSLINKFDSHLGGQARGRTGRRPRKLPHEQRKRSQSLDSRLPRDTPEDPERQSPAHLPPGAKYDRSRQPAQSPSSFSGLSRSQQTQEWVLQSFEESRGRAPDSALLQFKSTPDLLRDQQEAAPPGSVEHVKATIYGILREGSPESETSVRRRVSLVLEQMQPLLMASPDPSKALAGQGELTRKMEALQQKLDEEVKKRQKLESFRMGLERRLEEQAEECSRLQELQERRQGEAQQSIKELQNMKLLLDQGERLRHGLESQVMELKNKLKQAQGPEPAKEVLMKDLLETRELLEEVLEGKQRVEEQLRLRERELTALKGALKEEVASRDQEVENVRQQYQRDTEQLRRSMQDATQDHAASEAERQKMSSLLRGLQRELEESSEETGHWQSMFQKNKEELRATKQELLQLRMEKEELEEELGEKTEALQRELEQARAGAGDTHQVEKLRKELRQTQEELQELRAERQSQELAGRHRERELEQQLGVLSGQADRGRELEQQNLQLQKTLQQLRQDCEEASKARGAKVAAEAEVSVLGQRRTTVEATLRETQEENDEFRRRILGLEQQLKEARGFAEGREGVEARLRDKVQRLEAEKQRLEEALNTVQEEEGSLAAAKRALEARLDEAQRGLARLGQERQALNRALEEEGKQREALRQGKAELEEQKRLLDRTVDRLNKELEQIGGDSKQALQQLQAQLEDYKEKARREVADAQRQAKDWASEVEKTTGGLSRLQEEAQRLRQALQASQTERDTAQLDKELLAQRLQGLEQEAENKKRSQDDRTRQLKGLEEKVSRLEAELDEEKNTVELLTDRVNRGRDQVDQLRTELLHERSARQDLECDKISLERQNKDLKGRLASSEGFQKPSASLSQLESQNKELHERLQAEEREKTVLQSSNRKLERRVKELSIQIDDERQHVNDQKDQLSLRVKALKRQVDEAEEEIERLDNLRKKAQRELEEQHEVNEQLQARIKTLEKDSWRKAARSAAETTLKHEGLSSDEEFDSVYDPSSIASLLTESNLQTSSC; encoded by the exons ATGGAGCAGGCCGCCACCATGGCCGAACCCCGGGGCCCCCTCGACCACGGCGTGCAGATTCGCTTCATCACGGAGTCAGCAGGTGGTGCCGAGCCGGGCACCCTACGCCGAGCCGGGCGACGGCCAGCCAAGGACGCGAGAGCCAACAGCTATGGGGTCGCCGTGCGTGTGCAGGGCATCGCGGGGCAGCCCTTCGTGGTGCTCAACAGTGGGGAGAAGGGTGGTGACTCTTTTGGGGTCCAAATCAAGGGGTCTAACAACCAAGGGGCCCCAGGAGCTCTGAGCTCAGACTCGGAGCTCCCCGAAAACCCTTACTCTCAGGCCAAGGGTGTCCGTGCCGCCTCGCAGGGCAGTGCCTCCGATGAGGAGCCTGCGGCTGGCTGGCAAGGCAGACTCCTCCGTTCCCAGTCCCAGGCCTCCCTGGCGGGCCCTGCCCCTCTGGCCCCTAGCACCAGGAGCACCAGCCTGCTGGAGTTAGCCCCTCAGGGCACCACCCCGGGCAACACCATCGACACGGCTCCCCTGTCTTCAGTGGACTCGCTCATCAACAAGTTTGACAGTCACCTGGGGGGCCAGGCCCGGGGCCGGACGGGCCGCCGTCCACGGAAGCTGCCCCACGAGCAGCGCAAGCGGAGCCAGAGCTTGGACAGCCGACTCCCACGGGATACGCCTGAGGATCCGGAGCGGCAGTCTCCCGCTCATCTGCCCCCCGGCGCAAAGTACGACCGCTCGAGACAGCCAGCCCAGAGCCCTAGCTCTTTCAGTGGCTTGAGCCGTTCCCAACAGACGCAGGAGTGGGTCCTGCAGAGCTTTGAGGAGTCTCGTGGGAGAGCGCCAGACTCCGCTTTGCTGCAG TTCAAATCAACCCCAGACCTCCTCCGAGACCAGCAGGAGGCAGCCCCACCGGGCAGCGTGGAGCACGTGAAGGCCACCATCTACGGCAtcctgagggaggg AAGTCCTGAAAGTGAAACCTCTGTGAGGAGGAGGGTCAGTTTGGTGCTGGAGCAGATGCAGCCTCTGCTG ATGGCCTCTCCTGATCCTTCGAAGGCCTTGGCAGGGCAGGGCGAGCTCACCCGAAAAATGGAGGCACTACAGCAAAAGCTGGATGAAGAAGTGAAG AAGCGGCAGAAGCTCGAGTCGTTCCGGATGGGGCTGGAGCGGCGGCTGGAGGAGCAGGCCGAGGAGTGCAGCCGACTGCAGGAGCTGCAGGAGCGGAGGCAGGGGGAAGCCCAGCAGAGCATCAAGGA ACTCCAGAACATGAAGCTCCTGCTGGACCAGGGCGAGCGGTTAAGACATGGACTGGAGAGCCAGGTGATGGAGCTGAAGAACAAGCTGAAACAGGCCCAGGGGCCAGAGCCTGCTAAGGAGGTGCTGATGAAG GACTTGCTAGAGACCCGGGAGCTTCTGGAAGAGGTCTTGGAGGGGAAACAGCGGGTCGAGGAGCAGCTGAGGCTGCGGGAGCGGGAGTTGACAGCCCTGAAAGGGGCCCTGAAGGAAGAGGTGGCCTCCCGTGACCAGGAGGTGGAAAACGTCCGGCAGCAGTACCAGCGAGACACAGAGCAGCTTCGCCGGAGCATGCAGGATGCTACCCAG GACCATGCAGCCTCGGAGGCTGAGAGGCAGAAGATGTCATCCCTGCTTCGAGGCTTGCAGAGGGAACTGGAGGAGAGCTCGGAGGAGACGGGCCACTGGCAGAGCATGTTTCAGAAGAACAAGGAGGAGCTTAGAGCCACCAAGCAGGA ACTCCTGCAGCTGCGGATGGAGAAGGAGGAGCTGGAAGAGGAGCTCGGGGAGAAGACGGAGGCCTTGCAGAGGGAGCTGGAGCAGGCCCGGGCAGGTGCTGGGGACACGCACCAGGTGGAGAAGCTCAGGAAG GAGCTGCGCCAGACCCAGGAGGAGCTCCAGGAGCTGCGGGCAGAGCGGCAGAGCCAGGAGCTGGCCGGGCGGCACCGCGAGCGAGAGCTGGAACAGCAGCTGGGGGTCCTGAGCGGGCAGGCAGACCGTGGCCGGGAGCTGGAACAGCAGAACCTGCAGCTGCAGAAGACCCTCCAGCAACTGAGGCAGGACTGTGAAGAGGCTTCCAAGGCAAGGGGA GCTAAGGTGGCAGCGGAAGCGGAGGTGTCAGTGCTGGGGCAGCGCCGGACAACAGTGGAAGCAACGCTTCGGGAGACCCAGGAGGAAAACGACGAGTTCCGGCGCCGGATCCTGGGTCTGGAGCAGCAGCTGAAGGAGGCGCGAGGCTTCGCTGAgggcagggaaggggtggaggcaCGACTTCGGGACAAGGTGCAGCGGCTGGAG GCAGAGAAGCAGCGGCTGGAGGAGGCCCTGAACACGgtgcaggaggaggaagggagcctggcagcagccaaGCGGGCTCTGGAGGCCCGGCTGGACGAGGCCCAGCGGGGGCTGGCCCGCCTGGGGCAGGAGCGGCAGGCACTGAACCGGGCTCTGGAGGAAGAGGGGAAGCAGCGCGAGGCCCTCCGGCAGGGCAAGGCCGAGCTGGAGGAGCAGAAACGTCTGCTGGACAGGACTGTGGACAGACTGAACAAAGAG CTGGAGCAGATCGGGGGGGACTCTAAGCAAGCCCTGCAGCAGCTCCAGGCCCAGCTGGAAGATTACAAGGAAAAGGCCCGGCGCGAGGTGGCAGACGCCCAGCGCCAGGCCAAGGATTGGGCCAGCGAGGTTGAGAAGACCACTGGGGGACTGAGCCGGCTGCAGGAGGAG GCCCAGCGGCTGCGGCAGGCCTTGCAGGCGTCCCAGACCGAGCGGGACACGGCCCAGCTGGACAAGGAGCTGCTGGCCCAGCGACTGCAGGGGCTGGAGCAGGAGGCAGAGAACAAAAAGCGCTCCCAGGACGACAGGACCCGGCAACTGAAGGGCCTCGAG GAAAAAGTCTCCCGGCTAGAAGCAGAGTTAGATGAAGAGAAGAACACGGTGGAGCTACTGACGGACCGGGTCAATAGAGGGCGGGACCAG GTGGACCAGCTGAGGACAGAGCTTTTGCATGAGAGGTCTGCTCGGCAGGATCTGGAGTGTGATAAAATCTCCTTGGAGCGACAG AACAAGGACTTAAAGGGCCGGTTGGCCAGCTCAGAAGGTTTCCAGAAACCCAGTGCCAGCCTTTCCCAGCTTGAATCCCAGAATAAGGAATTGCACGAGCGACTGCAGGCTGAAGAGAG GGAGAAGACAGTTCTGCAGTCCAGCAACCGGAAGCTGGAACGGAGAGTTAAAGAGCTGTCCATCCAGATTGATGATGAGCGACAGCATGTCAACGACCAGAAAGACCAG CTAAGCCTGCGGGTGAAGGCTTTGAAGCGGCAGGTGGATGAGGCAGAGGAAGAAATTGAGCGGCTGGACAACCTGAGGAAGAAGGCCCAGCGGGAACTGGAGGAGCAGCATGAGGTCAACGAGCAGCTCCAGGCCCGCATCaaaaccctggagaaggactcctG GCGCAAAGCTGCTCGCTCAGCTGCTGAGACGACCCTCAAACATGAAGGACTAAGCTCAGATGAAGAATTTGACAGTGTCTACGATCCCTCGTCTATCGCATCGTTGCTCACAGAGAGCAACTTGCAGACCAGTTCTTGTTAG